The region CCCGTTGACGGTGGAGGCCCCGTTGGTCGCCGGCGAGAAGGTCTGTGACGAGAAGCCGAACACCACGCCCTGGGTGGGGGCAGGTGGCCGGTCCTCGGCATCGGCCAGCGGCGTCGGCCGGCGCAGCGCGTTGAGCTGGGCCTGCGTCGGCACGTCCTTGTTGTAGGCATCGCCGGTGCCGGGCGCCACGACGTCGACGTACATCACCACTTGCCGGTCCCATGCGGCACCATCGATCAGCGCTTGCGTCGGCGTCGCGCAAAGCTGGTCCATGGTGGGCTGCTGCTGGGCGCTGGGATCGGGCTGCAGCAGCACATAGTAGCCGGGCTGGGCCGCGCCCTGGACCATCAGGTCCAGGCGCTGGCCGGGCGCCAGCAGGCCGATCTCATTGGTCACCGCGTCGCTCGCCGCCGCCGCACCCGACAGGTCGTAGACCGGCGCCTTGAGGGCGATCGGCAGATCGGCTGCGCCGTCGACGCTGGCCGGGCGTTGCACGGGGATGCCGTCCACGCCGAGCACGAACAGGGACGGCGCCGGCGCAGCCGTGCCCGGCATCGGGACCAGGCAGAAGGGCACGACGTTGCCGACCGCAGCATTCAGCACGCGCCAGACCTGCGCTTCGCCGGTGCGCAGGGTGATGGTGGGATTGAACTGACCGTTGACGGACAGTTTCACGTTGGCGGCCGGCGGGTCGGGCGGGGGTGGCGGCAGCGGGGGATCGTATCTGCACGCCGACATGAAGCCGTAGACACCCAGGCAGTCGACGACGTTGACGCCGCCCGTCGTGCCGGGATCGCGGTACATGATTTCGTTGATGACGACGACCTTTTCAGCCGCCGCCTTTACCGCCGCAAGGCTATCCAGCCCGTGCGCCGGATCCTCGATGATCAGGGCGCCGGCCAGGCCGCTCGCCAGGTGCATGGCGACGGCGCCGTGCTTGTGGGGATGATACCAGTAGGTGCCGGCGGTGTGATCGCCCGGAAGCTCGAACGAATAGTCGTAGTCGCCGGCGAAGCAGACGTGGCGGTGCTCTGCGTCGTCGTGCACCTCGTGTTTGCAGGCGGCCAGTTCCTCGTCGGTCGTGTCTTTCGGATAGACGTTCAGGAGGACATTGTCGCCCGGGCTGACCGGGGTGACGTGCAAGCCGTGGTAATGGACGTTCAGCACGTCGAAGCCGTGGGGCAGGGTGTCGCTCATGAACGCGTCGCCCTGTGCCGGGTCGTAGGTCAGCTCGTTGCGAAGATGCAGTTTCAGCGTATCGCCGCCGCGGATCCTGAGTGTGGGGCCGACCAGCGGGCCGTCTGCCGTTTGCGCGAAGCTGCGGGTGTCGACCCGGATCGGCGCGCCGCCGCCCGTGATCGTGTAGGTCCCCTGCCGGGCCGTAAGTTCGAAACGGCCGTCGGCGTCCCGCCGCATGTCCGGTGGGTTTTGCAGCTCCGCCGCACCGCCGGGCCGGCTCAGGCACCCGATGAACCCGGCAAGCATCACGCTCGCCTGCCACCAGCTTCGCACGCGCATCATCGCCCCCCCCGGCCACGCCCATGGACAGAATATTCAAGCGGTCTCTGCCACCAGCGGCCAGTAGAAATCGGGCGGCACGCCCGCCTGCGCGCGTTTGGGCTCGTTGAAGGGCGGCTTCAGGGCGCCGTGGAAATGGCGCCGCGCGAGGGCGTGGAAGGTCTCGCGCGCGGGCAGGCCGGCGCCCTCGCACAGGAAGCGGAACCATCTGGCGCCATGGGCGACATGGCCGACCTCTTCGGCATAGATCGTCTCCAGCGCGGCGACGGCGTCGGGCTGCCCGGCCTTGCGGAACATCTCGATCATGGGCGGCGTAACGTCGAGGCCCCGCGCCTCGAGGATGATGGGCACCACCGCGAGGCGCGCCATCAGGTCGCCCGCCGTATCCTGCGCGGCGCACCACATCTGCGCATGGGCAGGCAACGCGCCATAGAAGCTTCCCCGGGCGAGCAGGCAATCGTTGAGCAGGCCGAAGTGCTTGGCTTCCTCATCCGCCGTCCGCACCCAGTCGTCGTAAAAGGCCAGCGGCAAGGGCGTTGCCGTGAACCGGGCGATGATGTCCCAATGCAGGTCGATGGCATTCAGCTCGATATGGGCAACCGCATGGAGCAGCGCCGTCCGCCCCTGGGCCGACCCGGGCCGGCGCCGCGCCACCTCGCGCGGCGCCAGAAGATCGGGCTTCAGCGGCCGGGCAGGGTGCGCCGGCGGCACCGCCACCCCAACCGGCATCGGCCGCCCCGCCGCCCGGCCCTCGAACCACGCCCGGGCATGGGCCCGCGACCTGGCGGCCTTCTCCAGCGCATCCGCCGTGGTCAGGACATCAACGGCACAGGCGGCAAGGCAATCGGGATCATGCCGGGAAGCTAGCGCAAGGCGGGGCGGTTCGCCAGACGGGGTTGGTGGGCGAGGGGGTATGGCGTTCCTGCAATTTCAACCAACGATCCCTGATTTGACTGTCTGACCGAAGGGGTGCAGTCCAAGGTGGTCGGAAGGCTCGGAGATGGCAGATGGGGCGTGAAGTACTGGCGCGTGCGGAAGTCGGCACGAAAGTCGCCGAGGTGAAAGTCTTGCTCGAAAGCCATGAACTGATCCTGCGCGGCGAGATCCGGCGGCGCTTGCCGAGGGCGGAAATCGAGGACGTGAGAGTGGACGGCGACCGCCTTCGCTTCACCTGTGCCGGAGAAGTGGTTTGCCTTCATCTCGGCAGTAAAGTTGCTGAAGCATGGGCCAAGGCGATCGCCACGCCGCCGCCGAGCCTGCGCGCCAAGCTGGGACTCGGCAAGGGCGCAATGGCGGTCCTGATCGGAACGTGTGACGATGCGGCGCTGATCGAGGCACTGGAGGGCGCGTTGACCGGCGACCTCGCCAAGGCCGCGATGATCGTCGCCCGCATCGACGGGCCCGAGGATCTCGCGGTGGCTCGGGCGGCACAGGCTCGATGCCCCGACCTTCCCGTCTGGGCCGTCTATCCCAAGGGCAAAGGCGTCACCTATGGTGACGGCCCCATCAGAGCCGCCCTGCGCGACGCTGGATTCCGTGACACAAAGTCCTGTGCTGTGTCCGACCGGCTGACGGCCACCAGATACAATCCGACTAGGCCGAAGGCCTGACGCCGCGCCGCGAGGACGGGCGCGCTACGTCACTTGCGGCCCAGATAGGCCTGGACGCTTTGCCAGTTGTACTCGGCAGGGTCGGGGGCGCTGCCCAGCGACACCGAATAGAGGCACTGGTCGACCGCCCGCGCCGCCGCCTCCGCGATACCGACCCGGTCGCGGTTGAGCTGTTCCTGCATGCGGATGTTCAGTTCGACCTCGTTGATCTTGTGACGATAGGCGTCGAGTACGTTCATGCCTTTGAGCTGTGCACTGCTGAACTTCATCAGGTCGTAGAAGACGAAGACCGACATGGCGGCCTCTTCCCCGAGCAGATCCTTGAGGCGGATTTTTACCGCTTCCTTCGCCAAGGCGAGATCGACGTCGAGGCCGGCGGCAGGTGCCAGCGTCGCCTCCCGGAACGCGCCTTCCAGCAGTGCGTCCCTGATCAGGTTTTTCTCGACCGCTTTGAGCCCGGCTTTCAGCAGCTTCTCGGCGAAGGTGTTCTCTGCCTTGCCGAGCAGCCATTCCTGGATGCCCTTGCCCATCGGCCAGCCTGCGGCGAGCATCGCGGCATCGAGCGTGCCGCTGACCACGAACTGCTCGCGATTTGCTTCGTAGGCCGCGTCCAGCGCTGTCCGAAGCTCCAGCAGCATGGCGACCGTCGTCTGCGCGGCGCGGGCGCGCAGCACCAGTTCGTCCTGGGCATCCTGTCGGGACGCACATTGGGCGACGTCGCCCGGCGAAACCGTCCTGGTGTCGGCCGCAAAGCCTTGCCCGATCGTTGCCGACCACTCGTAGGGACCGCCGTTGCCACAGAAGTAAGTGCCCGAAACCGATGCGCCCGACACGGTGCCCGTATAGTCGCAGTTGTTGCCGTCGCTGCTTTCGCGCCGGGCGATCGTAACCTGGTTGCCGACGCGAGAAATCATCAGGACCGCCGTCACCCGGCCGCCGTTCCAGGAGGCGTCGAAGGTGCTGGTGGAACCCCGGCGTGTCCAGACCGCCTGCCAGGATCCGCCGCCCTCGCTTTCCTGCCAGACGACACCCAACGGATCGTCTTGCGCGTGGGCCGGGGCGGCAAGCCATGGCAGGGCGCCCTGGCAAAGCAGCAAAAAAGCGCCCAACCAAGCCCAAGCAACAAGCTGCTTCACGATCTTCCCCCGGGTTTGACGCAGTCTCAACCTTCCCCAAGATTGAAACAGCCGCAACGGTACTATTTCGGCCGCCCGACGTCAGCGTCCGACTTCGTGCGGCGCAACCGGCCCCCCCCCGCAACCCGGCGCGGTTCAGTTCGCCAGACGGGGGGATTGAAAGACATCAAGCGAGCCAAGAAGATGGCCGGAGAGCTGGAGGTTTGACCATGTCCACCAAAGTCCTGCCCTTCGACGCGTCCCTCTATCTGGACCGTCCGCAAGCGCAGGCCGAACTCCTCGACGATGCCTTCCAGACCGGCAACGCCTCCTATATCGCGGCCGCTCTGGGCGTCATCGCCCGCGCCCGTGGCATGACCCAGGTCGCCAAGGATGCCGGCATCACCAGGGAGGCCCTGTACCGCGCGTTGAGCGCGGAGGGCGACCCGAAGCTGTCGACACTGCTGGGCGTCATGAAAGCGCTGAACGTGTCGCTGCATGTCGCCGCGGCTGAGTGATTTAGCTGCCGCGGCGGATGGCATCGGGGCGATAGGGGCCGCCCCAGTTTGATGGTTCTTCGCTAATTGATAATGTTTCCATCACCATCAAACCACATGATTCCGCTGCCAAGCATGTATCCCTGATAATTGCAAAACAAGTCATGGGGCACGGCTTTGGCGATTTCTGCTCTCCATTCTGGAGATTCTGGGAGAGAAAAGCTAAATTCCTCTTCGAGAATCTTGACATCACCGTTCACTGCTGCCGTGTGAAATCTCTTTACCTTCTCTTGAAGCCGGCTATAA is a window of Oleomonas cavernae DNA encoding:
- a CDS encoding multicopper oxidase family protein, whose amino-acid sequence is MMRVRSWWQASVMLAGFIGCLSRPGGAAELQNPPDMRRDADGRFELTARQGTYTITGGGAPIRVDTRSFAQTADGPLVGPTLRIRGGDTLKLHLRNELTYDPAQGDAFMSDTLPHGFDVLNVHYHGLHVTPVSPGDNVLLNVYPKDTTDEELAACKHEVHDDAEHRHVCFAGDYDYSFELPGDHTAGTYWYHPHKHGAVAMHLASGLAGALIIEDPAHGLDSLAAVKAAAEKVVVINEIMYRDPGTTGGVNVVDCLGVYGFMSACRYDPPLPPPPPDPPAANVKLSVNGQFNPTITLRTGEAQVWRVLNAAVGNVVPFCLVPMPGTAAPAPSLFVLGVDGIPVQRPASVDGAADLPIALKAPVYDLSGAAAASDAVTNEIGLLAPGQRLDLMVQGAAQPGYYVLLQPDPSAQQQPTMDQLCATPTQALIDGAAWDRQVVMYVDVVAPGTGDAYNKDVPTQAQLNALRRPTPLADAEDRPPAPTQGVVFGFSSQTFSPATNGASTVNGRPFNLQRTQRFLKLDQMDLWSVQSASDAHMFHIHINPFQVFQRGNVAFAFPVWRDTALVNCNSATSGCSFPAA
- a CDS encoding ferritin-like domain-containing protein produces the protein MPPRPPTPSGEPPRLALASRHDPDCLAACAVDVLTTADALEKAARSRAHARAWFEGRAAGRPMPVGVAVPPAHPARPLKPDLLAPREVARRRPGSAQGRTALLHAVAHIELNAIDLHWDIIARFTATPLPLAFYDDWVRTADEEAKHFGLLNDCLLARGSFYGALPAHAQMWCAAQDTAGDLMARLAVVPIILEARGLDVTPPMIEMFRKAGQPDAVAALETIYAEEVGHVAHGARWFRFLCEGAGLPARETFHALARRHFHGALKPPFNEPKRAQAGVPPDFYWPLVAETA
- a CDS encoding addiction module antidote protein, translated to MSTKVLPFDASLYLDRPQAQAELLDDAFQTGNASYIAAALGVIARARGMTQVAKDAGITREALYRALSAEGDPKLSTLLGVMKALNVSLHVAAAE